In Eupeodes corollae chromosome 3, idEupCoro1.1, whole genome shotgun sequence, a single genomic region encodes these proteins:
- the LOC129949581 gene encoding polycomb protein Sfmbt isoform X1, which translates to MNPSELRMMWMSQYNPDRLSLEDGTSYFSHPSVGLSVMEDISQQDNTMDMNPMMSVVGGEYNGQGTTSPVVTSATLRVQPTTALIAAPNANDLYGISQVGGIHQILQQSSAFQGYPEMIDQDESIEHPSTHYVTQVFDPIGESRDDDEIAGLTSKQEIINIDDFVMMTDSNSFDGTEHIIGVGDIKSEPTDKGAIAPHKSRNQRKSRKIEPVSRPGLVLKTPIAYKGNIDPSVIPIQKDGMAVCERCGAIGVKHTFYTKSRRFCSMSCARGELFSLVCNKMIGSTGSVTIPTTTLASATTASLSDESLINSINHQRSDIELALRVSHIKSPNSNYRFKITNQSLTNLNDNELMDVPDEIAAQVDSDENLNQKNFMYRDAIPQNDLPQIPKYERLPSPCPQSERICSVRRRQGDPLHSYDWTQRLSQSDFYVAPVTCFPHAPGYDVWDNIGIDMKVEVENTDCDSQEVVQPGQTPHSFWVATILNICGYKALMRYEGFDEPSHDFWVNLCSSEVHSVGWCATRGKPLIPPRTIESKYSDWKDFLVERLSGARTLPSSFYNKISDSMNSRFRLGLNLECVDKDKISQVKLATVNKIVGKRLFVKYFDSDDGFWCHEDSPIIHPVGWATTVGHNLAAPQDYLERMLAGREQMIEVHDDDATIELFKMNFTFEEYYIDGKKNGFIEGMKLEAVDPLNLSAICAATVMAVLKFGYMMIRIDSYQPDATGSDWFCYHEKSPSIFPVGFCETHSICLTPPNGYDPNTFSWTTYLKETQSIAAGEHLFHRIVPNHGFELGMSLECADLMDPRLVCVATVARVVGRLLKIHFDGWTDEYDQWLDCESPDVYPVGWCVLVNHKLEGPPMHSKITLKMPVKTKHKKKRKKICKPDNSFGGKNFTRPVNIKREAQDNQCGDRNFSSERLGIKLEMKSEPLYYDDEVDEEELEDDELRHSNRSTPLPISPELSERSNISTNEIALNINQNSNSPAPPIERKATSYIGNSTVSNSKYIPRLIDLAQDPMCSQASGELMPETWNVYDVSQFLRVNDCIAHCDVFSRNKIDGRLLLHLSKDEIITLLGMKVGPALKIFDLIQQLKCKLNPSKSRLLRANKLFL; encoded by the exons atgaaTCCTTCTGAATTAAGAATGATGTGGATGAGTCAATATAACCCAGACCGGCTTTCGCTTGAAGATGGTACTTCCTACTTCAGTCATCCTTCAGTTGGACTTTCTGTTATGGAAGATATTTCCCAACAAGACAATACaatg GATATGAATCCAATGATGAGCGTTGTTGGCGGAGAATATAATGGTCAAGGAACAACATCCCCTGTTGTTACATCCGCTACACTACGGGTACAACCAACAACGGCCTTAATAGCCGCTCCAAATGCCAATGATTTATATGGAATATCTCAAGTAGGTGGCATCCATCAAATATTACAGCAATCTTCTGCATTCCAAGGATATCCAGAAATGATTGACCAAGATGAGAGCATTGAGCACCCCAGTACACATTATGTTACTCAGGTTTTCGATCCAATAGGCGAGAGTAGGGACGATGATGAAATTGCTGGACTAACCAGTAAAcaagaaattattaatattgatGATTTTGTCATGATGACCGACAGCAACTCATTTGATGGTACTGAACACATTATTGGAGTAGGAGATATCAAATCTGAGCCGACAGATAAGGGAGCAATAGCTCCACATAAGTCAAGAAATCAAAGAAAATCTCGCAAAATTGAACCAGTCAGTCGGCCAGGATTGGTGTTAAAAACACCAATTGCTTACAAAGGAAATATAGATCCATCCGTTATACCAATACAAAAGGATGGCATGG ctgTCTGTGAACGTTGTGGAGCTATAGGGGTGAAACACACTTTTTACACCAAATCTAGAAGATTCTGCAGTATGTCTTGTGCAAGGGGTGAGTTATTTTCTCTGGTTTGTAACAAAATGATTGGATCAACTGGTTCAGTAActataccaacaacaacattaGCTTCGGCTACAACGGCTTCACTATCTGACGAAAGCCTCATAAATTCGATAAATCACCAACGTTCTGACATTGAATTAGCTCTACGTGTATCTCATATAAAAagtccaaattcaaattatcgattcaaaattacaaatcaaTCTTTGACAAATTTGAACGATAATGAACTAATGGATGTACCAGACGAAATTGCAGCACAAGTCGATAGCGATGAAAATCTGAATCAGAAGAATTTCATGTACCGGGATGCAATTCCTCAAAATGATTTGCCTCAAATACCAAAATACGAACGTCTTCCTTCACCATGTCCGCAAAGTGAAAGGATTTGCAGTGTACGTCGGAGACAGGGTGATCCCTTACATTCGTACGATTGGACGCAAAGATTATCGCAGTCAGATTTTTATGTAGCACCAGTAACTTGTTTCCCGCATGCTCCTGGATACGATGTGTGGGACAATATTGGTATCGACATGAAAGTGGAGGTCGAGAACACAGACTGCGACAGCCAAGAAGTAGTGCAGCCGGGTCAAACGCCTCACTCTTTTTGGGTAGCCACTATTTTGAATATATGTGGGTACAAAGCATTAATGCGTTATGAAG gTTTTGATGAACCCTCACATGACTTTTGGGTAAATCTTTGTTCTTCAGAAGTTCATTCGGTTGGATGGTGTGCTACTCGTGGCAAACCTTTAATACCTCCTCGAACAATAGAAAGCAAGTACAGTGACTGGAAAGACTTTTTAGTCGAGAGACTATCTGGGGCAAGAACGTTACCCTCaagtttttacaataaaataagcGACAGTATGAACTCGCGGTTCCGTCTCGGTCTGAATTTAGAATGCGTGGATAAGGACAAAATATCACAGGTCAAATTGGCTACCGTGAACAAAATTGTCGGAAAACGTCTGTTTGTTAAGTATTTTGATTCAGACGATGGTTTTTGGTGCCACGAAGATTCGCCCATTATACATCCAGTTGGTTGGGCAACTACAGTTGGTCATAATTTAGCTGCTCCTCAGGACTATTTAGAGCGGATGTtgg CTGGGCGGGAACAAATGATTGAAGTGCATGATGATGATGCAACGATAGagttattcaaaatgaattttacaTTTGAGGAATACTATATCGATGGGAAAAAGAATGGTTTCATTGAAGGCATGAAACTAGAAGCCGTTGATCCTTTGAACCTTTCAGCTATATGTGCTGCAACTGTTATGGCAGTTCTTAAATTCGGTTATATGATGATAAGAATTGATTCATATCAGCCAGATGCAACGGGATCTGATTG GTTCTGTTATCATGAAAAATCTCCGAGTATTTTTCCAGTTGGTTTTTGCGAAACTCATAGCATATGTCTAACTCCTCCAAATGGATATGACCCCAACACATTTAGTTGGACTACATACCTAAAGGAAACGCAGAGTATAGCAGCTGGAGAACATTTGTTCCATCGCATTGTACCAAATCATGgatttgaa CTTGGTATGAGCTTGGAATGCGCTGACTTGATGGATCCACGATTGGTATGCGTTGCAACAGTTGCCAGAGTCGTTGGACGTttacttaaaatacattttgatgGTTGGACAGATGAATATGACCAGTGGCTTGATTGCGAGTCTCCTGACGTTTACCCTGTAGGATGGTGTGTTTTAGTCAATCACAAATTGGAAGGTCCACCAATGCATTCAAAGATAACTTTGAAAATGCctgttaaaacaaaacacaagaaaaaaagaaaaaagatttgtaAGCCAGACAATTCTTTCG GTGGTAAAAACTTTACCCGACCAGTCAATATTAAAAGAGAAGCACAGGATAATCAGTGTGGGGATAGAAACTTTTCATCTGAACGCTTGGGCATTAAACTTGAAATGAAATCAGAACCATTGTATTATGATGACGAAGTGGACGAGGAGGAATTAGAAGATGATGAGTTAAGACATTCAAATCGATCAACACCTTTACCTATATCACCAGAACTCAGTGAAAGAAGCAACATCTCTACAAATGAAATTGCTttgaatataaatcaaaattcaaactcCCCAGCCCCACCAATCGAGCGTAAAGCAACAAGTTACATAGgg AATTCAACTGTATCAAATAGCAAATACATTCCACGTCTAATTGATCTTGCACAAGATCCAATGTGCAGCCAAGCCAGCGGGGAACTTATGCCAGAGACATGGAATGTATACGATGTTTCACAATTCCTTCGAGTTAACGATTGCATTGCCCACTGTGACGTGTTCAGTCGGAACAAAATCGATGGAAGACTTTTGTTGCATTTATCAAAGGACGAAATTATTACTTTACTGGGAATGAAAGTTGGACCggctttaaaaatttttgactTAATACAGCAGCTCAAATGTAAACTGAACCCCAGTAAATCTAGACTTCTAAgggcaaataaattatttttatag
- the LOC129949581 gene encoding polycomb protein Sfmbt isoform X2, giving the protein MNPSELRMMWMSQYNPDRLSLEDGTSYFSHPSVGLSVMEDISQQDNTMDMNPMMSVVGGEYNGQGTTSPVVTSATLRVQPTTALIAAPNANDLYGISQVGGIHQILQQSSAFQGYPEMIDQDESIEHPSTHYVTQVFDPIGESRDDDEIAGLTSKQEIINIDDFVMMTDSNSFDGTEHIIGVGDIKSEPTDKGAIAPHKSRNQRKSRKIEPVSRPGLVLKTPIAYKGNIDPSVIPIQKDGMAVCERCGAIGVKHTFYTKSRRFCSMSCARGELFSLVCNKMIGSTGSVTIPTTTLASATTASLSDESLINSINHQRSDIELALRVSHIKSPNSNYRFKITNQSLTNLNDNELMDVPDEIAAQVDSDENLNQKNFMYRDAIPQNDLPQIPKYERLPSPCPQSERICSVRRRQGDPLHSYDWTQRLSQSDFYVAPVTCFPHAPGYDVWDNIGIDMKVEVENTDCDSQEVVQPGQTPHSFWVATILNICGYKALMRYEGFDEPSHDFWVNLCSSEVHSVGWCATRGKPLIPPRTIESKYSDWKDFLVERLSGARTLPSSFYNKISDSMNSRFRLGLNLECVDKDKISQVKLATVNKIVGKRLFVKYFDSDDGFWCHEDSPIIHPVGWATTVGHNLAAPQDYLERMLAGREQMIEVHDDDATIELFKMNFTFEEYYIDGKKNGFIEGMKLEAVDPLNLSAICAATVMAVLKFGYMMIRIDSYQPDATGSDWFCYHEKSPSIFPVGFCETHSICLTPPNGYDPNTFSWTTYLKETQSIAAGEHLFHRIVPNHGFELGMSLECADLMDPRLVCVATVARVVGRLLKIHFDGWTDEYDQWLDCESPDVYPVGWCVLVNHKLEGPPMHSKITLKMPVKTKHKKKRKKICGKNFTRPVNIKREAQDNQCGDRNFSSERLGIKLEMKSEPLYYDDEVDEEELEDDELRHSNRSTPLPISPELSERSNISTNEIALNINQNSNSPAPPIERKATSYIGNSTVSNSKYIPRLIDLAQDPMCSQASGELMPETWNVYDVSQFLRVNDCIAHCDVFSRNKIDGRLLLHLSKDEIITLLGMKVGPALKIFDLIQQLKCKLNPSKSRLLRANKLFL; this is encoded by the exons atgaaTCCTTCTGAATTAAGAATGATGTGGATGAGTCAATATAACCCAGACCGGCTTTCGCTTGAAGATGGTACTTCCTACTTCAGTCATCCTTCAGTTGGACTTTCTGTTATGGAAGATATTTCCCAACAAGACAATACaatg GATATGAATCCAATGATGAGCGTTGTTGGCGGAGAATATAATGGTCAAGGAACAACATCCCCTGTTGTTACATCCGCTACACTACGGGTACAACCAACAACGGCCTTAATAGCCGCTCCAAATGCCAATGATTTATATGGAATATCTCAAGTAGGTGGCATCCATCAAATATTACAGCAATCTTCTGCATTCCAAGGATATCCAGAAATGATTGACCAAGATGAGAGCATTGAGCACCCCAGTACACATTATGTTACTCAGGTTTTCGATCCAATAGGCGAGAGTAGGGACGATGATGAAATTGCTGGACTAACCAGTAAAcaagaaattattaatattgatGATTTTGTCATGATGACCGACAGCAACTCATTTGATGGTACTGAACACATTATTGGAGTAGGAGATATCAAATCTGAGCCGACAGATAAGGGAGCAATAGCTCCACATAAGTCAAGAAATCAAAGAAAATCTCGCAAAATTGAACCAGTCAGTCGGCCAGGATTGGTGTTAAAAACACCAATTGCTTACAAAGGAAATATAGATCCATCCGTTATACCAATACAAAAGGATGGCATGG ctgTCTGTGAACGTTGTGGAGCTATAGGGGTGAAACACACTTTTTACACCAAATCTAGAAGATTCTGCAGTATGTCTTGTGCAAGGGGTGAGTTATTTTCTCTGGTTTGTAACAAAATGATTGGATCAACTGGTTCAGTAActataccaacaacaacattaGCTTCGGCTACAACGGCTTCACTATCTGACGAAAGCCTCATAAATTCGATAAATCACCAACGTTCTGACATTGAATTAGCTCTACGTGTATCTCATATAAAAagtccaaattcaaattatcgattcaaaattacaaatcaaTCTTTGACAAATTTGAACGATAATGAACTAATGGATGTACCAGACGAAATTGCAGCACAAGTCGATAGCGATGAAAATCTGAATCAGAAGAATTTCATGTACCGGGATGCAATTCCTCAAAATGATTTGCCTCAAATACCAAAATACGAACGTCTTCCTTCACCATGTCCGCAAAGTGAAAGGATTTGCAGTGTACGTCGGAGACAGGGTGATCCCTTACATTCGTACGATTGGACGCAAAGATTATCGCAGTCAGATTTTTATGTAGCACCAGTAACTTGTTTCCCGCATGCTCCTGGATACGATGTGTGGGACAATATTGGTATCGACATGAAAGTGGAGGTCGAGAACACAGACTGCGACAGCCAAGAAGTAGTGCAGCCGGGTCAAACGCCTCACTCTTTTTGGGTAGCCACTATTTTGAATATATGTGGGTACAAAGCATTAATGCGTTATGAAG gTTTTGATGAACCCTCACATGACTTTTGGGTAAATCTTTGTTCTTCAGAAGTTCATTCGGTTGGATGGTGTGCTACTCGTGGCAAACCTTTAATACCTCCTCGAACAATAGAAAGCAAGTACAGTGACTGGAAAGACTTTTTAGTCGAGAGACTATCTGGGGCAAGAACGTTACCCTCaagtttttacaataaaataagcGACAGTATGAACTCGCGGTTCCGTCTCGGTCTGAATTTAGAATGCGTGGATAAGGACAAAATATCACAGGTCAAATTGGCTACCGTGAACAAAATTGTCGGAAAACGTCTGTTTGTTAAGTATTTTGATTCAGACGATGGTTTTTGGTGCCACGAAGATTCGCCCATTATACATCCAGTTGGTTGGGCAACTACAGTTGGTCATAATTTAGCTGCTCCTCAGGACTATTTAGAGCGGATGTtgg CTGGGCGGGAACAAATGATTGAAGTGCATGATGATGATGCAACGATAGagttattcaaaatgaattttacaTTTGAGGAATACTATATCGATGGGAAAAAGAATGGTTTCATTGAAGGCATGAAACTAGAAGCCGTTGATCCTTTGAACCTTTCAGCTATATGTGCTGCAACTGTTATGGCAGTTCTTAAATTCGGTTATATGATGATAAGAATTGATTCATATCAGCCAGATGCAACGGGATCTGATTG GTTCTGTTATCATGAAAAATCTCCGAGTATTTTTCCAGTTGGTTTTTGCGAAACTCATAGCATATGTCTAACTCCTCCAAATGGATATGACCCCAACACATTTAGTTGGACTACATACCTAAAGGAAACGCAGAGTATAGCAGCTGGAGAACATTTGTTCCATCGCATTGTACCAAATCATGgatttgaa CTTGGTATGAGCTTGGAATGCGCTGACTTGATGGATCCACGATTGGTATGCGTTGCAACAGTTGCCAGAGTCGTTGGACGTttacttaaaatacattttgatgGTTGGACAGATGAATATGACCAGTGGCTTGATTGCGAGTCTCCTGACGTTTACCCTGTAGGATGGTGTGTTTTAGTCAATCACAAATTGGAAGGTCCACCAATGCATTCAAAGATAACTTTGAAAATGCctgttaaaacaaaacacaagaaaaaaagaaaaaagattt GTGGTAAAAACTTTACCCGACCAGTCAATATTAAAAGAGAAGCACAGGATAATCAGTGTGGGGATAGAAACTTTTCATCTGAACGCTTGGGCATTAAACTTGAAATGAAATCAGAACCATTGTATTATGATGACGAAGTGGACGAGGAGGAATTAGAAGATGATGAGTTAAGACATTCAAATCGATCAACACCTTTACCTATATCACCAGAACTCAGTGAAAGAAGCAACATCTCTACAAATGAAATTGCTttgaatataaatcaaaattcaaactcCCCAGCCCCACCAATCGAGCGTAAAGCAACAAGTTACATAGgg AATTCAACTGTATCAAATAGCAAATACATTCCACGTCTAATTGATCTTGCACAAGATCCAATGTGCAGCCAAGCCAGCGGGGAACTTATGCCAGAGACATGGAATGTATACGATGTTTCACAATTCCTTCGAGTTAACGATTGCATTGCCCACTGTGACGTGTTCAGTCGGAACAAAATCGATGGAAGACTTTTGTTGCATTTATCAAAGGACGAAATTATTACTTTACTGGGAATGAAAGTTGGACCggctttaaaaatttttgactTAATACAGCAGCTCAAATGTAAACTGAACCCCAGTAAATCTAGACTTCTAAgggcaaataaattatttttatag
- the LOC129949581 gene encoding polycomb protein Sfmbt isoform X3, with protein MSCARGELFSLVCNKMIGSTGSVTIPTTTLASATTASLSDESLINSINHQRSDIELALRVSHIKSPNSNYRFKITNQSLTNLNDNELMDVPDEIAAQVDSDENLNQKNFMYRDAIPQNDLPQIPKYERLPSPCPQSERICSVRRRQGDPLHSYDWTQRLSQSDFYVAPVTCFPHAPGYDVWDNIGIDMKVEVENTDCDSQEVVQPGQTPHSFWVATILNICGYKALMRYEGFDEPSHDFWVNLCSSEVHSVGWCATRGKPLIPPRTIESKYSDWKDFLVERLSGARTLPSSFYNKISDSMNSRFRLGLNLECVDKDKISQVKLATVNKIVGKRLFVKYFDSDDGFWCHEDSPIIHPVGWATTVGHNLAAPQDYLERMLAGREQMIEVHDDDATIELFKMNFTFEEYYIDGKKNGFIEGMKLEAVDPLNLSAICAATVMAVLKFGYMMIRIDSYQPDATGSDWFCYHEKSPSIFPVGFCETHSICLTPPNGYDPNTFSWTTYLKETQSIAAGEHLFHRIVPNHGFELGMSLECADLMDPRLVCVATVARVVGRLLKIHFDGWTDEYDQWLDCESPDVYPVGWCVLVNHKLEGPPMHSKITLKMPVKTKHKKKRKKICKPDNSFGGKNFTRPVNIKREAQDNQCGDRNFSSERLGIKLEMKSEPLYYDDEVDEEELEDDELRHSNRSTPLPISPELSERSNISTNEIALNINQNSNSPAPPIERKATSYIGNSTVSNSKYIPRLIDLAQDPMCSQASGELMPETWNVYDVSQFLRVNDCIAHCDVFSRNKIDGRLLLHLSKDEIITLLGMKVGPALKIFDLIQQLKCKLNPSKSRLLRANKLFL; from the exons ATGTCTTGTGCAAGGGGTGAGTTATTTTCTCTGGTTTGTAACAAAATGATTGGATCAACTGGTTCAGTAActataccaacaacaacattaGCTTCGGCTACAACGGCTTCACTATCTGACGAAAGCCTCATAAATTCGATAAATCACCAACGTTCTGACATTGAATTAGCTCTACGTGTATCTCATATAAAAagtccaaattcaaattatcgattcaaaattacaaatcaaTCTTTGACAAATTTGAACGATAATGAACTAATGGATGTACCAGACGAAATTGCAGCACAAGTCGATAGCGATGAAAATCTGAATCAGAAGAATTTCATGTACCGGGATGCAATTCCTCAAAATGATTTGCCTCAAATACCAAAATACGAACGTCTTCCTTCACCATGTCCGCAAAGTGAAAGGATTTGCAGTGTACGTCGGAGACAGGGTGATCCCTTACATTCGTACGATTGGACGCAAAGATTATCGCAGTCAGATTTTTATGTAGCACCAGTAACTTGTTTCCCGCATGCTCCTGGATACGATGTGTGGGACAATATTGGTATCGACATGAAAGTGGAGGTCGAGAACACAGACTGCGACAGCCAAGAAGTAGTGCAGCCGGGTCAAACGCCTCACTCTTTTTGGGTAGCCACTATTTTGAATATATGTGGGTACAAAGCATTAATGCGTTATGAAG gTTTTGATGAACCCTCACATGACTTTTGGGTAAATCTTTGTTCTTCAGAAGTTCATTCGGTTGGATGGTGTGCTACTCGTGGCAAACCTTTAATACCTCCTCGAACAATAGAAAGCAAGTACAGTGACTGGAAAGACTTTTTAGTCGAGAGACTATCTGGGGCAAGAACGTTACCCTCaagtttttacaataaaataagcGACAGTATGAACTCGCGGTTCCGTCTCGGTCTGAATTTAGAATGCGTGGATAAGGACAAAATATCACAGGTCAAATTGGCTACCGTGAACAAAATTGTCGGAAAACGTCTGTTTGTTAAGTATTTTGATTCAGACGATGGTTTTTGGTGCCACGAAGATTCGCCCATTATACATCCAGTTGGTTGGGCAACTACAGTTGGTCATAATTTAGCTGCTCCTCAGGACTATTTAGAGCGGATGTtgg CTGGGCGGGAACAAATGATTGAAGTGCATGATGATGATGCAACGATAGagttattcaaaatgaattttacaTTTGAGGAATACTATATCGATGGGAAAAAGAATGGTTTCATTGAAGGCATGAAACTAGAAGCCGTTGATCCTTTGAACCTTTCAGCTATATGTGCTGCAACTGTTATGGCAGTTCTTAAATTCGGTTATATGATGATAAGAATTGATTCATATCAGCCAGATGCAACGGGATCTGATTG GTTCTGTTATCATGAAAAATCTCCGAGTATTTTTCCAGTTGGTTTTTGCGAAACTCATAGCATATGTCTAACTCCTCCAAATGGATATGACCCCAACACATTTAGTTGGACTACATACCTAAAGGAAACGCAGAGTATAGCAGCTGGAGAACATTTGTTCCATCGCATTGTACCAAATCATGgatttgaa CTTGGTATGAGCTTGGAATGCGCTGACTTGATGGATCCACGATTGGTATGCGTTGCAACAGTTGCCAGAGTCGTTGGACGTttacttaaaatacattttgatgGTTGGACAGATGAATATGACCAGTGGCTTGATTGCGAGTCTCCTGACGTTTACCCTGTAGGATGGTGTGTTTTAGTCAATCACAAATTGGAAGGTCCACCAATGCATTCAAAGATAACTTTGAAAATGCctgttaaaacaaaacacaagaaaaaaagaaaaaagatttgtaAGCCAGACAATTCTTTCG GTGGTAAAAACTTTACCCGACCAGTCAATATTAAAAGAGAAGCACAGGATAATCAGTGTGGGGATAGAAACTTTTCATCTGAACGCTTGGGCATTAAACTTGAAATGAAATCAGAACCATTGTATTATGATGACGAAGTGGACGAGGAGGAATTAGAAGATGATGAGTTAAGACATTCAAATCGATCAACACCTTTACCTATATCACCAGAACTCAGTGAAAGAAGCAACATCTCTACAAATGAAATTGCTttgaatataaatcaaaattcaaactcCCCAGCCCCACCAATCGAGCGTAAAGCAACAAGTTACATAGgg AATTCAACTGTATCAAATAGCAAATACATTCCACGTCTAATTGATCTTGCACAAGATCCAATGTGCAGCCAAGCCAGCGGGGAACTTATGCCAGAGACATGGAATGTATACGATGTTTCACAATTCCTTCGAGTTAACGATTGCATTGCCCACTGTGACGTGTTCAGTCGGAACAAAATCGATGGAAGACTTTTGTTGCATTTATCAAAGGACGAAATTATTACTTTACTGGGAATGAAAGTTGGACCggctttaaaaatttttgactTAATACAGCAGCTCAAATGTAAACTGAACCCCAGTAAATCTAGACTTCTAAgggcaaataaattatttttatag
- the LOC129949594 gene encoding UDP-N-acetylglucosamine--dolichyl-phosphate N-acetylglucosaminephosphotransferase, translating to MDLSLATNFIISVGAYLTSVQIIPSFREKLIKANLFGHDLCKKDKTKVPESLGVVTACVFLVAMFFFIPVPFSFFLNKKDDFSQEEFVELIVSLLSICCMILLGFADDVLDLRWRHKVLLPTIATLPLLMVYYVNYNSTTIIVPRFARSVLGLSVDIGVLYYVYMGMLAVFCTNAINILAGINGLEVGQAIIISASIILFNFTELLLGNQVKAHKFSLYLISPFLATTLALWKYNKYPAKIFVGDTFCYFAGMTFAVVGILGHFSKTLLLFFLPQIINFLYSVPQLFHFVPCPRHRLPHYDAKTDLLHISTTTFNKKDIGRFGKLFITIFRKLRLISWTEKPDGTIITNNFTLINFVLVVFGPVHESIVTNMLLGIQVLSTLIAFVIRYPLARYFYDK from the exons atggaccTTTCTCTGGCCACCAACTTTATTATATCAGTTGGAGCATATCTAACGTCCGTTCAGATAATACCATCTTTTCGAGAAAAACTCATAAAAGCCAACCTCTTTGGACATGATTTATgcaaaaaagataaaactaaaGT GCCGGAGTCCCTGGGTGTTGTTACAGCCTGCGTATTTTTAGTTGCAATGTTCTTCTTCATTCCAGTgccatttagttttttcttgaaCAAAAAGGATGATTTTTCACAGGAGGAA TTTGTAGAATTGATAGTGTCATTGTTGTCCATTTGTTGCATGATTTTGTTGGGATTCGCTGATGATGTGCTTGATCTCCGATGGAGACATAAGGTGCTACTGCCCACTATAGCAACACTTCCTCTTTTGATGGTATACTATGTGAATTACAATTCAACAACTATAATTGTGCCAAGATTTGCCAGATCAGTTTTGGGACTGTCTGTTGACATAG GTGTACTTTATTATGTGTATATGGGTATGCTTGCAGTGTTCTGTACCAATGCAATCAATATTCTGGCCGGTATAAATGGATTGGAAGTTGGCCAGGCTATAATAATTTCAGCTTCGATTATTCTTTTCAACTTTACTGAACTTTTACTGGGAAATCAAGTAAAGGCGCATAAGTTCTCACTGTATTTAATTTCACCGTTTTTAGCTACGACGCTAGCTTTATGGAAATATAACAA ATATCCAGCGAAGATATTTGTTGGTGATACGTTTTGTTATTTCGCCGGAATGACATTTGCAGTTGTTGGCATATTGGGTCACTTTAGTAAAACCTTACTACTGTTCTTTTTGCcgcaaataataaactttttgtattCGGTACCACAGCTTTTTCATTTTGTGCCTTGCCCACGCCACCGACTGCCTCACTACGACGCCAAGACTGACCTTTTGCATATAAGTACaacaacattcaataaaaaagatataggacgatttggaaaattatttattacaatttttcgaAAGTTGAGACTAATTTCGTGGACCGAGAAACCTGATGGAACTATTATTACGAATAATTTTAcacttataaattttgttttagttgtttttggtCCAGTACATGAATCAATTGTAACTAATATGCTTCTGGGCATTCAAGTATTGAGTACTTTAATTGCATTTGTTATTCGTTATCCTCTTGCAAGATATTTTTatgataaatga